The sequence ACCAATTGCGTTGTGCCGCAATGATAGGCGGATACTCGCGCACCGCCGAGGCGCAGGCGATGGTACGCAGCCGGTGGGCACACGACCTGGTCGCGGCGCGACCAGTGGTGCGGTCGCGGGCGCCGCGGGTGATCGCGCTGGAGGACAGCGGTTTCGCCCAGGAGCGCGATCCGGCCGCACACACGGCGCGGTTGCCGTCGATGGCACTGCACGCGGCGCGCACGGCGCTACAGGCAGGCCGCCCCGTGCTGGTTCAAGTGCCACGCCGGGGCTACGTACCCGCGCTGGCCTGCGGTCGCTGTCGGACCATCGCCCGCTGCAGGCACTGCACGGGCCCACTGTCACTACCGGATCGAGACGCCTCGGGCGCGCTCTGCCGGTGGTGTGGACGCGAGCAGGCCGCGCTGCGCTGCGCCCGCTGCGGATCCGATGCCGTGCGTGCCGTCGTCGTCGGCGCGCGCCGCACCGCAGAGGAGCTCGGCAGGGCCTTCCCCGGCACCGCGGTGGTCACCTCCGGGGGCGACGGCATGGTGTCGGCCGTCACCGCCGATCCCGCTCTGGTCGTCGCCACCCCGGGCGCCGAACCGGTGGCTGAGGGAGGCTACGGCGCCGCGCTGCTCCTCGACGCCTGGGCGCTGCTGGGCAGGCAGGATCTGCGGGCCGCCGAGGACACGCTGCGCCGCTGGATGGCCGCCTCGACGTTGGTCCGCAGTCACGACGCCGGCGGCGTGGTCGCCGTGGTGGCCGAATCGACGGTTTCGACGGTGCAGGCGCTGATCCGTTGGGACCCGGTCGGGCACGCAGATGCCGAGCTCGACGCGCGAGACGAAGTCGGATTGCCGCCCAGTGCCCACATGGCGGCCGTCGACGGCGCCCTGGAAGGCGTGGACGCGCTGCTCCAGACGGCCGAGCTTCCCGACTCCGCCGAACTCCTCGGACCTGTGAACCTGCCGTCGGGAGCCCGCAGACCGCCAGGCGTGCCCGCCTCGGGCGCGGTGAACCGGATGCTGGTCCGGGTGCCCCGGGCCGAGGGGCTCGAGCTGGCGGCGGCGCTTCGGCGGGCCACCGGCGTGCTCAGCGCGAGGCACGATCAACAGCCCGTTCGGGTGCAAATCGACCCGTTGCACATAGGGTAGTTCGAGAATCCGGCTTCGGAGCTCGGCAGGAGGTGGCATGCGGCGGGTAATCGGGTGGTCGATCCCGTTGATGCTCATTGCCTTTGGGCTTCTCTGGCCGCTGGTGTTCAAGGGCGGTGGCGAATCGCCACCGGTCGGTGACCCGGTGGTGTTCAGCAATTTCAAGGCTGACTTCCGCGTGAACGCCGACGGCAGCGTCGACGCGGTGGAAACCATCACCGCCGAATTCCCCTTCGACCGTCACGGCCTCTTCTGGCTGTGGCCCACCAGCAACCGCAACGACCCATATGTGCGACAGGTCCCCGAGATCACCTCGGTGATGCTCGACGGCGACCCGGCGCCGTATCGCATGCTGTGGACCGAGGGAAAGCGGTTTCGGGTGGCCAAGGTCGGCGACCCCGACAAGTATCTGAGCTTCGGTAGGCACGTATTCGAGATCCGTTACTCGATTCCCCATGCGCTCGAACCGGGTTCGATCGGGGCTGACTTGGCGTTCGCCGAGTCCACCGGCGACACCAAGCCCGCGCAGTCGGTGTTCTACTGGAATGTGATCGGCGGGTTGTGGAACAACCGCATCCAACAGGCCGAGGTCTCCGTGACGATGCCCGCCGATGTCACCGGTGCACAGTGTTCGGTCGGCAACGGCGTCGGTGAACCCTGCCGCGGCCTGGCCGTCGAGGGCAACACCGTCAAGCTGTCCGCGAGCTACCTGGGCCCGCACACGCCGGTGACCCTTCGGGCCGGTGTCGACGTGCCGACACCGCCGAGCGAGAAACTGTTGTGGCCCTACACCTGGGATCGCGTCCTCGGCCAGTCGGTGAGCGATATGGCCTGGATCCTGAGTCTGACTGTGGCGTTCGCGCTCGGCGGCTTCCTCTGGTATCGCACGACAGTCGAACCGTCACCGGGCTTTCCGCTGCAGTACGCACCGCCGGCGGGACTCGGTCCGGTACAGACCGAGTACATCCGGACGGAGGCCGTCCCCAAGAACGCCCTCACCGCGACACTCTTCTATCTCGCCGAGCGCAAGCTGATCTCGCTGCAGCAGATCAACGACGAACACTGGCGGATCCGCGGGCTGGCCGAGAAAATCGAATGGGAACGGCTGGACCCGGTCAGTCGCAAGGTGGGTCTTGCGCTACGGGTCTGCAGACCCGGCGACGAGTTCGAGGCCAAGAAGACCGTCAAATCCGGTGAGAAGCTCAACAAGGCCAAGACCGATATCGCCAAGGCCGTCCAGAAGTGGGCCTTCGACAGCGGTCTGATGGTCAAACACAGGAAAGAACTGTGGGTGCGCACGGCCAACGTGGTGGCGCTGCTGGCGACGGTGTGTTGCTTCCTCCTGTGGTTCGGCATCCCGATCACGGCGATCGGCCTGCCGTTCGCGGCCTTCTTCTTGTTCACCGCCCGGTCATGGACCGACGGCGTCGGAACGCGCCGCACCGCCGCAGGCCGCGAACTCTGGTCGCAGGCAGGCGGATTCCACCGGATGCTGGCCACCGACTCGGCCGAGTCACGGTTCGACTTCTCCGCACGCAAAGACCTCTACACCGCCTATGTGCCGTTCGCGATAGCGGCGGGCGCAGCGGCAATGTGGGCCAAGAAATACGAGACGACAGTGGGTTCGCCCGCGCCGCAGCCCGACTGGTACAACTCGTCGTCGTCGACATCGACGGCCTGGGGGTTCGCCGGCGGGTCCTCAGGAGGAGGGTTCGACAGCTTCGACTCGGCGCTGTCCTCGTCGATCGGCGCCTACACCGCTTCGCAGTCTGCGTCCTCGTCCGGCGGCGGCAGCAGTAGCGGTGGTGGTTCCAGCAGCGGCGGCGGTGGCGGTGGCGGAGGCGGAGGAGGTGGCGGATCGTGGTGAGGCTTCTCCTGATCATCGTGCTCGTGTTGGCGGTGCTGGTGCTCATCGGCTTTGTGCTGGGCTACAACAAGATTCGTAGTGCCGACGTCCGGGTCGACGAAGCGCTCTCGGGCATCGACGTCGAGTTGACGCGGCGCGCCTCCTTGATTCCGAGCCTGGTGCACACGGTGCAGACGTTCGCCGCCCATGAGAAGGGCATCCTCGACCACGTCACCGATGCCAAAGCCGCGCTCACCTCGGCGGCATCGGGACCATCCGTCGCGCAGCGCAGTGCCGCAGAACAAGAATTCGACTCCGCGCTTGCGCCGGTGCTGGCTCTCGGCCGGAGCTATCCGCAGTTGAACTCGTCGAGCAACTTCCTGAATCTGCAGGACAACCTCGCCGACACCGAGGGCAAGCTGGCCTTTGCGCGCCAGTACTACAACGACGCGACCGCCACGCTGAACCGGCTTCTCACCACCATTCCGTGGATGTTCGTCGCTCCGATTTCCGGTGTGGCCGAACGCGAGTACTACCAGACGCCGCGGTAGTGATGCGCATCGTCTTCGCGGGTACTCCCGAGCCTGCGCTGCCGTCACTGCGCCGGCTGGTCGACTCATCGACCCACGACGTCGTCGCGGTGCTCACCCGTCCGGATGCCGTTGCCGGTCGCCGGGGTACGCCGTCGCCCTCGCCCGTCGCGCGACTGGCGCTCGAGAGCGGCATCCCGGTCCTGCGGCCGGCCCGGCCCAACTCCGACGAGTTCGTCTCGGAGCTGGCGGAATTGGCGCCCGACGCGTGTGCGGTCGTGGCGTACGGCGCACTGCTCCGCGACGGCCTTCTCGCCGTGCCCACGCACGGCTGGATCAACCTCCACTTCTCTCTGCTGCCTGCGTGGCGGGGCGCGGCACCGGTCCAGGCGGCGATCGCGGCGGGCGATGCGGTAACCGGTGCGACCACGTTCCAGATCGAACTCGCACTGGACTCCGGGCCCGTGTACGGCGTGGTCACCGAGACGATCCGACCCACCGACACCGCCGCGGATCTGCTTGGCAGGCTGTCGGTCTCGGGTGCCGCGCTGCTGGAGACGACGCTGGACGGCATCGCGGACGGCCGGCTTTCGCCGGTACCACAGCCGGCCGAGGGCATCACCATCGCGCCGAAGGTCACCGTCGAGGACGCCCGGGTGCGCTGGGACCTGCCCGCCCACGTCGTCGAGCGCCGGATCCGCGCGGTCACCCCGAACCCGGGCGCCTGGACCGTTGTCGGCGACCTGCGGATCAAACTCGGGCCCGTCACTATCGACGCATCGGACCCGCTGCCGCCCGGCGCAATCCGGGTCGACCGCGGCGGCGTGCGGATCGGAACGGCCTCTGCGCCCGTACTGCTCGGCACCGTTCAACCGCCGGGCAAGAAACAGATGGATGCGGCGGCATGGGCGCGCGGGGCTCGCCTCGACGAATCGGCAACGGCCTCATGACGAAACCGCGAGGGCCGCGCCGTAAGCCACTCGACCCGGCACGTCGCGCGGCGTTTGACGTGCTGCGGGCGGTTTCGGATCGTGACGCCTACGCCAATCTCGTGTTGCCCGCACTGCTGCGCGAGCGGGGTATCACCGGCCGCGACGCCGCGTTCGCCACCGAACTGACCTACGGGACGTGCCGCACCCGCGGAGTTCTCGACGCAGTCATCGCCGAGGCCGCCGGACGCCCGACGGACCGCATCAGCCAGGTCCTGCTCGACCTGCTTCGGCTTGGCACCTACCAACTGCTGCGCACACACGTCGACGCCCACGCGGCGGTGTCCACCACCGTCGAGCAGGCGGGAATCGAATTCGATTCGGCGCGTGCCGGATTCGTCAACGGCGTGCTGCGCACCATCGCCAGGCGGGAACCGCAGTCCTGGATCGACGAGCTCGCACCACCGGCGGACTCCGACCCCGTCGGCCACATGGCGTTCGTGCACGCCCACCCGCGGTGGATCGCCCAGGCGTTCGCCGATGCGCTCGGCGCGCGGGCCGGAGAACTCGACGCGTTGTTGACCGCCGACGACGACCGTCCCCTCGTTCACCTCGCCGCCCGGCCCGGCGCGCTGACCGCAGAGGAACTCGCGTCGTCGGTCGACGGAACAGTCGGCCGCTACTCGCCTTATGCGGTGTATCTGGCCGGGGGAGACCCGGGAGCACTGGACGCGGTCCGCGACGGCGTCGCGCTCGTCCAGGACGAGGGCAGCCAACTGGTGGCAAGGGCGCTCACGCTCGCGCCCGTCGACGACGACGGCGGGCGATGGCTGGATCTGTGCGCGGGTCCGGGCGGCAAGACTGCGCTGCTGGCCGCGATCGGCGCGCAGTCGGGCGCCCGGGTTACCGCGATCGAGCCGAACTCGCGACGCGCCGATTTCGTGGAACACAACACCAGAGGCCTGCCCGTGGAGGTGCTGCGCGTCGACGGCCGCGAGCCCGGTATCGAGCAGGGCTTCGACCGTGTGCTCGTCGATGCCCCGTGCACCGGCCTCGGCGCGCTGCGTCGACGGCCGGAGGCGCGCTGGCGCAGGCAACCGGCAGACGTGCCCGCACTGATGCGGCTGCAGCGCGAACTGCTGGCCTCGGCGATCAGGCTGACCCGGCCGGGCGGTGTCGTGCTCTACGCCACCTGTTCACCGCACCTCTCCGAGACGATCGGTGTGGTGGCCGACGCGCTGCGCCGTCATCCGGTGACGGCGCTGGACACCCGGATGCTGTTCGACGGGGTCGAAGACCTCGGTGACGGGCCGTACGTGCAACTCTGGCCGCACCGGCACGGCACCGACGCGATGTTCGCGGCGGCTCTCGAAGTAGGGTGAGCCCATGTCGCGACCGCTCATAGCCCCGTCGATCCTGGCCGCCGACTTCTCCCGGCTGGCCGATGAGGTGGCGGCGGTGAAGGGCGCCGACTGGGTGCACGTCGACGTGATGGACAACCACTTCGTGCCGAACCTGACGCTCGGTCTGCCGGTGGTCGAGAGCCTGTTGCCGACGACCGACATCCCGATGGACTGCCATCTGATGATCGACAACCCGGACAGGTGGGCGCCGCCGTATGCCGAGGCGGGCGCCTACAACGTGACCTTCCATGCCGAGGCGACCGACAATCCGATCGGCGTCGCCCGCGACATCCGCGCGGCAGGCGCCAAGGCGGGCATCTCCGTCAAACCCGGCACTCCGCTCGAGCCGTACCTGGAGATCCTGCCCGAGTTCGACACCCTGCTGATCATGTCCGTCGAACCGGGCTTCGGCGGCCAGAAGTTCATTCCCGAGGTGCTGCCGAAGGTGGCGATCGCGCGCAGGCTGGTGGATGCGGGTGAGCTGACGATCCTCGTCGAGATCGACGGCGGCATCAACGCCGAGACCATCGAAGACGCCGCCGAGGCGGGCGTGGACTGCTTCGTCGCAGGATCGGCGGTGTACAGCGCCGAGGATCCGGCGACCGCCGTCGAGGCGCTCCGCAGGAAGGCCGCGACCGCGTCAAAACATCTGCGGCTATGACGTTCGACGCCGCGATGCGGCTGGCGGTCGAGCAGGCGGAGCTGGTCAAGGGCGGCACTTATCCGAATCCTCCTGTCGGCGCGGTGATCCTGGATCGAGACGGCGATATCGTCGGTGTCGGTGCGACCACGCCGACCGGTGGCCCGCACGCGGAGGTGGTGGCGCTGCGTCGGGCAGGCGCGCGTGCCGCGGGCGGTACGGCTGTGGTCACCCTCGAGCCGTGCAACCATCACGGCCGGACGCCGCCGTGCGTCGACGCCCTTGTCGCCGCGGGTATCACGACAGTCGTCTACGCCGTCAACGATCCTGCCGCCGAGGCGGCAGGGGGAGCGGTCAGGCTCTCCGGCTCCGGCGTGAACGTGATCGCCGGTGTGCTCGCCGACGAGGTCACGAGCGGACCGCTTCGCGAATGGCTGCACAAGCAGAAGACCGGAAGCCCGCACGTCACATGGAAATTCGCGACCAGCATAGATGGCCGCAGCGCCGCCGCCGACGGCAGCAGTCAGTGGATCACCAGCGAGTCCGCCCGCGCTGACGTGCACCGCCGCCGCGCGGCCTGTGACGCCATCGTCGTCGGGACGGGGACGGTGTTCATCGACGATCCGAAGCTGACAGCACGGCTGCCCGATGGCACCCTCGCCGAGCGGCAGCCGCTGCGCGTCGTGGTGGGTCAGCGCGAGATATCGCCCGACGCCAATGTTCTCAACGACGACACCCGCACGATGGTGATCCGCACGCGCGATCCGCACGAGGTGATCAAGGCGCTCTCCGATCGCACGGACGTGCTCATCGAGGGCGGTCCGACGTTGGCGGGCGCGTTTCTGCGGGCGGGCGTGATCGACAGGATCCTTGCCTACATCGCGCCGATTCTGTTGGGCGGTCCGATAACCGCGATCGACGACGTCGGAGTGCTGTCCATCGCGCATGCGCAGCGATGGCGGTTCGACGGGATCGAGCCCATCGGTCCGGACATCCTTCTCAGTCTGGTTCCCGAGTAGTCGGATCGTCGTCGATGTCGAGCGGACGGTGCTCGATCAGGTCCCGGATTCCGCCTGCGCCGAGGCGTTCCCGGAACGTCGCGACCGTGTAGCTGGTCAGCGTGACGTCGGTGCGCGCTCGCGCAGTCGCCGAACGGGGCATGTGAAACAGCGGGCCGAGCTCACCGAAGTAGTCGCCGGGATCTGCGACCCACAGCAGTTCCTCACCGCCCCCGGCCAGTTCGCGCACGATCTCGACTTCGCCATCGGAGACGACGTAGATGCAGTCGCCCATGGTGCCTTCCTCGAACAGCACTTCGCCCTTCTCCAGCTGGACGGTTGAGGGCGGTCGGTTGGTTTCCGCGAAGTCGGGCACGAGCTCGACCACCCGGTCGGCCAGCGGCAGGATGCGGCTGTCGTGGGTGGCGACGACGACCATCCGCTCGCCGGATGCGAGTTCTCGGATAAGCCGCAGCACCTCCTCGACCTGGATGAAGTCGAGGTGCGCGGTCGGCTCATCGGCCAGGATCAACGGCGGGTCCAACGCGATCGCCCTGGCGACCGCGACCCGCTGTTGCTGACCGCCACTGAGGTCGCTCGGCCGGTGGGTCGCCCTGTCCTCGAGCCCGACGCGCGCTAGCAGCTGTTCGGCCTTCTCGCGCGCCGCCTGCCGCGGCATACCCGCCGAGCGCAGTGGCACCATCACGTTCTCCAGCGCGCTCAGGCTGGGCACGAGGTTGAAGGCCTGGAAGACGATGCCGACGGTCTCGCGCCGGTACTTCGACAACCCCTTTGCGTCGAGCGACGTGACATCAACGTCGCCGAACTTGATCGCGCCCGCGGATGGCTTGAGGATCCCGCCCAGACACGACAGCAGAGTCGTCTTCCCACATCCACTCGGGCCCAACAGGATAACGAGTGAGCCCGCGGCAACGTCGAGGTTGAAGCCGTCCAGCGGACGGACGGCGTATCCGCCGCTGGAGTATTCGACCACCAGGTCCTGGATGCTCAGATCGCCCACGGCTCTAAGGACCTCCGAACGCCATCGCCGGATCGACGGACACCGCGCGACGCAGTCCGGTGCCGCTCGCGATCAAGCCGAAAACCACCGCGATCACCGGCAGGACGACGTAGGCGTAGCCGGGCACGATGACCTGCATGGGGAAGATGGGTCCGAGCAGTGCCGAGAGCACGACGCCGACCACGACGGCAGACAGCGCGACGACGATCGCCTGCAGCGCCAGTCCAGCCGCGATCGAACCCGTCGGGACGCCGATCGCCTTGTACACCGCGAAATCCCGCAGGCGTTCCAGCGCGGAAAGGTAGATCACCGAGCCCACGATGAGAGCGGCGACGATCCAGAGCAGAATCGCCACGATCGTGATCGAATTGACCGCTACCTTGAGCGGTCGGAGCAGGTCGGCGATCGCGCCTTCGCGGTCGATTGCCTTGTACCCTCGCGGTACCTGATCGAGCGTGCCCCTGATCCCGATGGACGCCACCAGCGGTTGCCCGCCGTACACGAGCTGTTGAGCGCCCTGGGTGGTGAGGAAGATGTTGGGCAGGTTGGCCAGTGCCGTGGAGTTCTCCACAATGCCGACGATGCGCAGTCGGCGCGAAGCGATCTGGATGTCCTCGCCCTCGTTCCGCTCCAGCGTGCTCGACACCGCGACCTCGTCCGGGTTCGTCGGAGGCCGCCCCTCCGAAACGGGGGGCATGCCGGGGCCCTTCTCCGGTGCACCGAACAGATCGGCGTTTCGGGTCGCGTCGCCCAGCGTCACCGTGCCGCCCGCGTAGACCAACGGGGCGGCGGCTTGCACACCGGGGGAGCCGGCGATCCGGCGGAGGTCGACCGGGGCGAAGGGCGTGGCGCCGACGAACGGGCCGGATGCGCCGTCTTTGACGAGGAACAGATCGGCACCGAGAGAGTCGACGGTGCGCTGCGCCTCTGCCCGGAAGCCGTTCGCCAGCCCGGTCAACACCAAAGTCATGCCGAAGATGATGGCGGTGGAGAGGATCGCGATGACGAAACGCCGCTTTCGCCATTGCATGTCGCGCAGCGCGGCGAGCAGCATGTACGCGACGCTACCGACGCCCGCGCGGTTGCGGGTCGGGTTCGCGTACGTCGTGTCGTGCGCGTTCAGCGGCCAGCGGCGAATGTTCCGACCAACGTTTTGCAGAATGCGGGCAGATCGTCGGGCTTTCGGCTGGACACCAGGGTGTTGGGTCCGCGCGAGCACACCACCACTTCCTCGTCGACCCAATTGGCGCCCGCGTTGAGCAGATCTATGCGCAGGCTCGGCCACGACGTGATCATCCGGCCGCGTACCACGTCGGCGTCGATCATGGTCCACGGGGCGTGGCAGATGGCCGCCACGGGTCGTCCGGTGTCGAAGAAACTGCGGGTGAAGTGCACCGCTGCCGCGTTCCCACGCAGGAAGTCGGGGTTCGCGACGCCACCGGGCAACACCAGCCCGTCGTACTCGGCCGCGGCGACGGAATTGGCCGCCTTGTCCGCCTCGAACGTGTCGGCGGGCGTCAGGTGGTTGAACGCCTGGATTTTGCCCACCTCGGTGGACACCAGTTCCGGTGTGCCGCCCGCTTTCTCGACGGCCTTCCAGGGCTCGGTCAACTCGACCTGCTCGACGCCTTCTGGGGCGACGAGGAAGGCGATGCGCTTACCGGCCAAAGTGGTGGTCATGTCTGCCTCTTTCCTTTTGTCGCGTGGTCGGCCGCATACCCACGCGATTGGGGAGGCAATCATGTGTCGATCAGTCGATCGACACCTCGCGACCCTCGATCGCATCGCGCACGCCTGCCGGGCCGAGGCGCTCGCGGAAGGCCTTTCCGGTGTAGCCGGTCACCGTGGCGTCGGTGCGGGCCCGCACGGTGGCCGAGCGGGGCAGCCCGAACAGCGTTCCGATCTCACCGAAGTAGTCACCCGCGGTCGCGACGCGAAGCAATTCCTCACCGCCGTCGGCCAATTGGCGGACGATCTCGAACTCGCCCGCGTCGACGACGTAGATGAGATCGCCCATCGAACCCTGCTCGAACAGCACCTCACCGGGTGACAGCCGGATGGCTTCCGGCGGCCGATCCGTTGTCGCCACGTGTGGTACCAGTTCGACCACCCGGTCGGCGAGCGGCAGCATCCGGGTGTCGTGAGTCGCCACCACGACGAGGCGGTCACCGGAGGCGAGTTCGCGGATCAGCCGCAGCACCTCTTCGACCTGAATGAAGTCCAGGTGCGCGGTCGGCTCGTCGGCCAGGATCAGCGGCGGGTCGAGCGCGATGGCGCGCGCGACGGCGACCCGCTGTTGCTGCCCGCCGCTGAGGTCGCCGGGGCGGTGCCGCATCCGGTCCTTCAGGCCGACCCGCTCCAGCAGTTCCTCGGCGCGCCTGCGTGACTCCTTGCTCTTCACCCCCGCCGCGTCCATCGGCACCATGACGTTCTCCAGCGCGGTCAGGCTGGCCAACAGGTTGAAGGCCTGGAACACGATGCCGACGGTCCGGCGCCGGTACAACGTCAGTGCGGGCGCAGCCAATCCGGTCACGTCCACATTCCCGAGAGCGATACGGCCCGACGTCGGGCGCAGGATGCCGCCCAGACACGACAGCAGGGTGGTTTTGCCACAACCGCTCGGACCAAGCAGCAGCGCCAGCGAGCCCGCTTTGACCTCGAGGTTGAGCCCGTCGATCGGCCGCACCGCGTAGCCACCGCTGTTGTACTCGACGACAAGATCGTCGATACGGAGATCGCCCATCACGGCCCCCCGAACGCGAGCGCGGGATCGATGGTCACCGCACGCCGCATTCCGGCGATGCTCGCGAGCAGCCCGATCAGCACCCCGACGACGGGCAACAACAGATATGCCGATGTCGGCACCACCACCCGCATCGGGAACAGCGGCCCGAGCACCAACGAGACAACTCCGCCCAGCACCGCGGCGACCACCGCGACGACGACGGCCTGCAGGCACAACCCGGCCAACACTGATCGTGTCGAGACACCAACTGCCTTGAGCACGGCGAAGTCTCGGGTGCGTTCGAGCGCGGAGAGGTAGATCACCGAGCCAACGATGAGCGCGGCGACGATCCACAGCAGAACCGCGATCATCGTGATCGCCGAGACCGCGGCCGTCATCGGTCGCAACAGGTCCGCCACCGCACCGGCCCGATCGATCGTTTTGAATCCCGTCGGCACCTGTTCGGGGGAGCCGTGGATGCCGATGGACGTCACGATCGGTTGCGCGCTGTAACCCAACTGCTGTGCGCCGTCGACGGTCAGAAAAATATTCGGTTGGCCGGCCAGGGCGGTGGAGTCGTCGACGATGCCGACGATTCGTAAAGCCCGCGAACCGATTTCGAGATCGTCGCCCACCCTGGCGCCGAGGATGCTCGACACCGCCGCTTCGTCAGAGTCCGACGGCGGGCGACCGCTCGCGACCGCCGGCATCCCCTGGCCGTCGGCGGGGGCGCCGAACACGTTGACGTTCCTCGTCGAGTCGCCGTCGGGCACGGTCGTCGCCGTGTAGACGAGCGGAACCGCGGCGGTGACGCCCGGAATCCGCGACGCCGTTGCAACTTCGGTCTGCGGGAACGGCGGTGAGCCGATGAACGGACCGGCGGGCCCGGACTTCACCAGGTAGGTGTCGAAGCCCAATGCATCGACGGTGTCGTCGGCCTCGACGCGAAAACCGTTGGAGAGTCCCGTGAGTACGAGCGTCATCGCGAACACCAGTCCGGTGCCCACGATCGCGATCACGAACCGCCGTCGTCGCCATTGCAGGTCGCGCAGCGTCACACGCAACATGTGGTGACGCTACGTCAGCGCCGAGACTTCTGGTGGGTCGTTTGCCGGATGAAGTCAAATGTGACGAAAACTACTGTGGAATACTGACTGTCGCAGGCCCGGTTATCTCCGGTCAGGACGGTAGAATCGATCGGGAACCGGCCATCAGGCCTGATACATCGCGCTTTCACCGCTGAGTGGCGCACCTGGTGAGCACGAACAAAGGAACGAGCGTGACTGCATTGCAGGACTGGCTCAACATTCGCCCCTTCGACCCGAGGGATCACGTCAAAGCGTTCATCTGCGCGTTGCGTGGCGATTCCGCGAACGACACCGCGGACGTCGTCGCCGAACCGGTGCTGATCCGGCCCGGCGTCGAACGCTGCTGATTCCTCAGCGCCGGTGCCGGCGCGGCGCTGAGTCGGGCGGTGCCGCGCCGATCATCTGCGTGGGGGTGTCGTCGCCGTCGACGCCGGGCGCGCCAGTCACCGGTTCGTCGGCATGCTCGTGGCGTCCGCTGATCAGCAGCGCGAGAACAGCGCCGACGACGCAGACGATAGCGGTGATGCCGAACATCTCGCCGTACTGCATGGCGAATGCGGTCTTGTACTTCGCCGCCTCGGCAGCGAGCTTGGCCGCCAGATTGTCGGCTTTCGGCGCGGGCAACGACTGCAGGATCTGATTGAACCTGTACAGGCCCCATGCGCTCAGCCCGGCGATCCCCACCAGCATGCCGATCATCCTGGCCACCACGACTGCCGCCGAGGCGATGCCGTGCTGGGCGGACGGCACCACGCGCAGCGTCGCCGACGTCAGCGGGCCGATCACCAGGCCGAGTCCCAGGCCGGCGATGGCCAGGTCGGTGTCGAGCACCGGCAGCGCCACGAACCCGAGGTCGTGACGGGCGGCCAGCAGATTGACCGGCCACTGCGCTATCAGGTAATAGCCGCCCGCGGCGATCAGCAGGCCGATACAGGCCACTGCCCGATCGCCGATCCTGGTGGCGATCCAGCCGCCGAGTAGCGCGCCGATCGGCAGGGCGATGAGGAAGCGCAGCAAAAGGAAGGCGGCTTCGTTCTGATCCTGGCCGAGGACGCCCTGGCCGAAGAGTTCGACGTTGACGAGCGTCACCATCAACGCGGCGCCCGCCGTCAAGGACGCGCCGAGCGCGGCCAGGAACGGACGGAAAACCACGCCGGCGGGGTCGATAAGCCGGGTAGTGGCGAAGCGTTCCCACACGAAGAAGGCGACGGCTGCGACGAGCGCGCC is a genomic window of Mycobacterium sp. ITM-2016-00318 containing:
- a CDS encoding primosomal protein N' is translated as MLSVPHLDRDFDYLVSAEQSDDAQPGVRVRVRFHGRLVDAFVLERRSESDHGGKLGWLDRVVSPERVLTPEVRRLVDAVAARYAGTRADVLRLAIPPRHANVEKQTPADLAPPTVASVDTAQWAQYNRGEQFFAAVRDGRAARAVWQALPGEQWADRLAEVAAATAGAGRGVLAIVPDQRDVDALHEAAVRLVDESRVVALSAGLGPSQRYRRWLSVLRGSARVVIGTRSAVFAPVADLGLVLVWDDGDDTLSEPRAPYPHAREVGMLRAHQLRCAAMIGGYSRTAEAQAMVRSRWAHDLVAARPVVRSRAPRVIALEDSGFAQERDPAAHTARLPSMALHAARTALQAGRPVLVQVPRRGYVPALACGRCRTIARCRHCTGPLSLPDRDASGALCRWCGREQAALRCARCGSDAVRAVVVGARRTAEELGRAFPGTAVVTSGGDGMVSAVTADPALVVATPGAEPVAEGGYGAALLLDAWALLGRQDLRAAEDTLRRWMAASTLVRSHDAGGVVAVVAESTVSTVQALIRWDPVGHADAELDARDEVGLPPSAHMAAVDGALEGVDALLQTAELPDSAELLGPVNLPSGARRPPGVPASGAVNRMLVRVPRAEGLELAAALRRATGVLSARHDQQPVRVQIDPLHIG
- a CDS encoding DUF2207 domain-containing protein — its product is MRRVIGWSIPLMLIAFGLLWPLVFKGGGESPPVGDPVVFSNFKADFRVNADGSVDAVETITAEFPFDRHGLFWLWPTSNRNDPYVRQVPEITSVMLDGDPAPYRMLWTEGKRFRVAKVGDPDKYLSFGRHVFEIRYSIPHALEPGSIGADLAFAESTGDTKPAQSVFYWNVIGGLWNNRIQQAEVSVTMPADVTGAQCSVGNGVGEPCRGLAVEGNTVKLSASYLGPHTPVTLRAGVDVPTPPSEKLLWPYTWDRVLGQSVSDMAWILSLTVAFALGGFLWYRTTVEPSPGFPLQYAPPAGLGPVQTEYIRTEAVPKNALTATLFYLAERKLISLQQINDEHWRIRGLAEKIEWERLDPVSRKVGLALRVCRPGDEFEAKKTVKSGEKLNKAKTDIAKAVQKWAFDSGLMVKHRKELWVRTANVVALLATVCCFLLWFGIPITAIGLPFAAFFLFTARSWTDGVGTRRTAAGRELWSQAGGFHRMLATDSAESRFDFSARKDLYTAYVPFAIAAGAAAMWAKKYETTVGSPAPQPDWYNSSSSTSTAWGFAGGSSGGGFDSFDSALSSSIGAYTASQSASSSGGGSSSGGGSSSGGGGGGGGGGGGGSW
- a CDS encoding LemA family protein; its protein translation is MVRLLLIIVLVLAVLVLIGFVLGYNKIRSADVRVDEALSGIDVELTRRASLIPSLVHTVQTFAAHEKGILDHVTDAKAALTSAASGPSVAQRSAAEQEFDSALAPVLALGRSYPQLNSSSNFLNLQDNLADTEGKLAFARQYYNDATATLNRLLTTIPWMFVAPISGVAEREYYQTPR
- the fmt gene encoding methionyl-tRNA formyltransferase, which encodes MRIVFAGTPEPALPSLRRLVDSSTHDVVAVLTRPDAVAGRRGTPSPSPVARLALESGIPVLRPARPNSDEFVSELAELAPDACAVVAYGALLRDGLLAVPTHGWINLHFSLLPAWRGAAPVQAAIAAGDAVTGATTFQIELALDSGPVYGVVTETIRPTDTAADLLGRLSVSGAALLETTLDGIADGRLSPVPQPAEGITIAPKVTVEDARVRWDLPAHVVERRIRAVTPNPGAWTVVGDLRIKLGPVTIDASDPLPPGAIRVDRGGVRIGTASAPVLLGTVQPPGKKQMDAAAWARGARLDESATAS
- a CDS encoding rRNA small subunit methyltransferase B, which translates into the protein MTKPRGPRRKPLDPARRAAFDVLRAVSDRDAYANLVLPALLRERGITGRDAAFATELTYGTCRTRGVLDAVIAEAAGRPTDRISQVLLDLLRLGTYQLLRTHVDAHAAVSTTVEQAGIEFDSARAGFVNGVLRTIARREPQSWIDELAPPADSDPVGHMAFVHAHPRWIAQAFADALGARAGELDALLTADDDRPLVHLAARPGALTAEELASSVDGTVGRYSPYAVYLAGGDPGALDAVRDGVALVQDEGSQLVARALTLAPVDDDGGRWLDLCAGPGGKTALLAAIGAQSGARVTAIEPNSRRADFVEHNTRGLPVEVLRVDGREPGIEQGFDRVLVDAPCTGLGALRRRPEARWRRQPADVPALMRLQRELLASAIRLTRPGGVVLYATCSPHLSETIGVVADALRRHPVTALDTRMLFDGVEDLGDGPYVQLWPHRHGTDAMFAAALEVG